A part of Paraburkholderia largidicola genomic DNA contains:
- a CDS encoding response regulator transcription factor has translation MNNNREFRVAIADDHPVIRQAVVNAIENLPGFAVGANAHSGQELLDRLTEGSWDLIVTDLSMQSTRSETDGLNLVASLCKRHPSVPVIVFTMLNNDDVLLRLSRSGVAGIVDKCEGIAEFQSAILQVVNHQRPFFSERIRSRLRLRCSHAVSQGGAHTLTKKELDVIRYFAAGVALTQIAQRVNRSISTVATQKSAAMKKLGLQTNADLVKYAQENGLI, from the coding sequence ATGAACAACAATCGCGAGTTCAGGGTTGCCATCGCCGACGACCATCCCGTCATTCGACAAGCAGTCGTCAACGCGATCGAAAACCTGCCGGGTTTCGCTGTGGGCGCGAATGCACACTCCGGCCAGGAACTGCTCGACCGACTCACCGAGGGAAGCTGGGATCTGATTGTCACGGACCTGTCGATGCAGAGCACGCGCAGCGAAACCGACGGGCTCAATCTGGTCGCGAGTTTGTGTAAAAGGCATCCATCCGTGCCGGTCATCGTGTTCACGATGCTCAACAATGACGACGTGCTGCTGAGGCTATCCCGGTCGGGCGTCGCCGGCATTGTGGACAAGTGTGAAGGGATCGCGGAGTTTCAATCGGCGATTCTGCAAGTGGTAAATCATCAGCGACCATTCTTTTCGGAAAGAATCCGTTCTCGCCTGCGGCTACGTTGCAGCCATGCCGTCTCGCAAGGCGGCGCACACACGCTGACGAAGAAAGAACTGGACGTGATACGGTACTTCGCTGCGGGCGTAGCGTTGACGCAGATCGCACAACGGGTCAACCGGTCCATCTCGACCGTTGCGACCCAAAAGAGCGCTGCCATGAAAAAGCTCGGTCTCCAGACGAACGCCGACCTGGTCAAATATGCGCAGGAGAACGGGCTGATCTGA
- a CDS encoding GlxA family transcriptional regulator, producing the protein MTSIRAETPLSNLAHVGFLTLPSFSMIAFTSAVEVLRMANYVSRAQHYRWSVITTDGVPVRASNGLTVKPTRTLEEAGMPDVLIVCGGTQIRNAVDTNVKTLLADAASQGVPLGGVCTGAYALMAAGLLDGYRCSVHWEDLSALHKEYPHVQFADELFVIDRDRLTCTGGTAPLDLMLDLVSSRFGQTLAAQVSEQFILERIRSASDPQPIPVDARVGFSRAELIEVVRLMEANIEEPLSLEELARLVQLSQRHLQRMFKVYLSVSPTHYYLSLRLRRARDLLRTTDASIARVTTVCGFHSPCHFSKAYRAQFGHAPSVERRHAS; encoded by the coding sequence GTGACGTCTATCAGGGCTGAAACGCCGTTGTCGAATCTTGCGCATGTGGGCTTTCTGACTTTGCCCAGTTTTTCGATGATCGCGTTCACGAGCGCGGTCGAAGTGCTGCGCATGGCGAATTACGTTTCGCGCGCGCAGCACTATCGCTGGTCTGTGATTACGACCGACGGCGTGCCCGTGCGGGCGAGCAATGGCCTGACGGTCAAGCCGACGCGCACGCTCGAAGAGGCGGGCATGCCGGATGTGCTGATCGTGTGCGGCGGCACGCAGATACGCAATGCCGTCGATACCAACGTGAAGACACTGCTCGCGGATGCCGCATCGCAGGGCGTGCCGTTGGGCGGCGTTTGCACGGGCGCTTATGCGTTGATGGCGGCGGGGCTGCTCGACGGTTATCGCTGTTCGGTGCATTGGGAAGACCTGTCGGCGCTGCACAAGGAATATCCGCATGTGCAATTCGCCGACGAGCTGTTCGTGATCGATCGCGATCGCCTGACCTGCACGGGCGGCACGGCGCCGCTCGATCTGATGCTCGATCTGGTCAGTTCCCGCTTCGGGCAGACCCTTGCGGCGCAAGTGTCCGAGCAGTTCATTCTCGAGCGCATCCGCAGCGCGAGCGATCCGCAGCCGATTCCCGTCGATGCGCGCGTCGGTTTCTCGCGTGCCGAACTGATCGAAGTGGTGCGGCTGATGGAAGCGAATATCGAAGAGCCTTTGTCGCTCGAAGAACTCGCGCGGCTCGTGCAATTGTCGCAACGCCATTTACAGCGCATGTTCAAGGTTTATCTGAGTGTGTCGCCGACGCATTACTACCTGTCGCTGCGTTTGCGGCGCGCGCGCGATCTGCTGCGCACGACGGACGCATCGATTGCGCGCGTGACGACCGTGTGCGGATTTCATTCACCGTGTCATTTCAGCAAGGCTTATCGCGCGCAGTTCGGTCATGCGCCGAGCGTCGAGCGCCGCCACGCGAGCTAG
- a CDS encoding TolC family outer membrane protein translates to MRRFRACLVSAALGVTSIGAHAADLVTVVQQSLGYDADLAQARAAYEAAKEAVPQARAGLLPQVSGGWGRSYNSIATQGFPRTSYWQNGWTVSLTQPLFDWTKLSAYRQADFVEARGAVDVDLAQQSVLLRGVRAYFDELAAEDEIRRAAGYAAAVDAHMQILQRNRAAGEATIVDLREAMTTREQVALQQTDAQSALQAKRRALEQMTGVPFDALAGLPDALALPRLVPEDSDAWATQAKETGYAVQQRKLDWEIAKLDVSKAEGAHYPTVYATGSYTPAGAASGYARPTTTATGMLSISIPLFAGGAMQSKVRETQALQDKARDALAAAARAAYASARDNYARYQQGRARVEMLTHLLVSCRETLAATRVGYKVGTRTSTDVLRAIDMLYATQRDLSAARYDALVALIQLKADASMLSLSDVVQINAVLH, encoded by the coding sequence ATGCGTAGATTCAGAGCTTGTCTCGTTTCGGCGGCGCTAGGCGTGACGAGCATCGGCGCGCATGCTGCCGATCTCGTGACCGTCGTTCAGCAATCGCTCGGCTACGACGCCGATCTTGCGCAGGCGCGCGCCGCGTATGAAGCGGCGAAAGAGGCCGTGCCACAGGCGCGCGCGGGATTGTTGCCGCAAGTGTCGGGCGGCTGGGGGCGTAGCTACAACAGCATCGCGACGCAAGGCTTCCCGAGGACGTCGTACTGGCAGAACGGCTGGACGGTCTCGCTGACACAGCCGTTGTTCGACTGGACTAAATTGTCGGCCTACCGTCAGGCGGACTTCGTTGAAGCGCGCGGCGCCGTCGATGTCGACCTTGCTCAGCAAAGCGTGCTATTGCGCGGGGTGCGCGCGTATTTCGACGAGCTCGCGGCGGAGGACGAGATCAGGCGGGCGGCCGGCTACGCTGCCGCTGTCGATGCGCATATGCAGATCCTGCAGCGCAATCGCGCGGCGGGCGAGGCGACCATCGTCGATCTGCGCGAGGCCATGACGACCCGTGAGCAAGTCGCGCTGCAACAGACCGACGCGCAAAGCGCGTTGCAGGCGAAGCGCCGCGCGCTCGAACAGATGACAGGCGTGCCGTTCGACGCGCTTGCTGGACTTCCCGACGCGCTCGCGTTGCCGCGCCTCGTGCCGGAAGATAGCGACGCCTGGGCGACACAGGCGAAGGAGACTGGCTACGCTGTGCAGCAACGAAAACTCGATTGGGAGATTGCGAAGCTCGACGTCAGCAAGGCCGAAGGCGCGCACTATCCCACTGTTTATGCGACGGGCAGTTACACGCCTGCGGGCGCCGCATCCGGCTACGCGCGGCCGACCACGACCGCGACGGGCATGCTCTCCATCTCGATTCCGCTGTTTGCGGGTGGCGCGATGCAGTCGAAGGTGCGTGAAACGCAGGCGCTGCAGGACAAGGCCCGCGATGCGCTAGCGGCGGCAGCGCGTGCCGCTTATGCGTCGGCGCGCGACAACTACGCGCGCTATCAACAGGGGCGAGCGCGGGTGGAAATGCTGACGCATCTGCTCGTGTCGTGTCGCGAGACGCTGGCGGCAACGCGCGTGGGTTACAAGGTCGGCACGCGTACGAGCACCGACGTGTTGCGCGCCATCGACATGCTCTACGCCACGCAACGCGACCTGTCGGCCGCGCGATACGACGCTCTCGTCGCGTTGATCCAGCTGAAGGCGGACGCGTCGATGCTGAGCCTCTCGGATGTCGTGCAAATCAACGCGGTACTGCATTGA
- the choW gene encoding choline ABC transporter permease subunit — MSEMIPLGRWVDQSVHYLLDHDASTFDSIGKAIESFAALIEHGLQAIPMWALMAFFIGIGLWRVGWRFAIFATASLLLIYATGFWDQTVITLGLTLSSTLISLVFGIPLGIWTAKNKHVQMIVRPILDLMQTMPAFVYLIPAAMLFGLGRVPGILSTVIFAMPPAVRLTSLGIRHVNREIVEAGQAFGCTPWQLLYKVQFPNALPSIMQGVNQTIMMALSMVIIASMVGAGGLGNDVLASIQRLDIGLGFESGLSVVLLAIILDRITESFGRSPGSATAPRFAGLRNVMRVRREQPAVAQS; from the coding sequence ATGTCTGAGATGATTCCACTCGGCCGTTGGGTCGACCAGTCCGTTCACTATCTGCTCGATCACGACGCGAGCACCTTCGATTCGATCGGCAAGGCAATCGAGAGCTTCGCCGCGCTGATCGAGCATGGCTTGCAGGCCATTCCGATGTGGGCGCTGATGGCGTTCTTCATCGGCATCGGCCTGTGGCGCGTGGGCTGGCGTTTTGCAATTTTCGCCACGGCTTCGCTACTGCTGATTTACGCAACCGGCTTCTGGGACCAGACGGTCATCACGCTGGGCCTCACGCTGTCGTCGACGTTGATCAGTCTCGTGTTCGGCATTCCGCTCGGCATCTGGACCGCGAAGAACAAGCATGTGCAGATGATCGTGCGCCCGATTCTCGACCTGATGCAGACGATGCCCGCATTCGTCTACCTGATTCCCGCGGCGATGCTGTTCGGTCTTGGCCGCGTGCCGGGGATTCTCTCTACCGTGATCTTCGCGATGCCGCCTGCCGTGCGTCTGACGAGTCTCGGCATCAGGCATGTGAACCGCGAGATCGTCGAAGCGGGGCAGGCATTCGGTTGCACGCCGTGGCAGTTGCTGTACAAGGTGCAATTCCCGAACGCCTTGCCGTCGATTATGCAGGGCGTGAACCAGACCATCATGATGGCGCTGTCGATGGTGATCATCGCGTCGATGGTGGGCGCGGGCGGTCTCGGCAACGATGTGCTCGCGAGTATTCAGCGGCTCGATATCGGGCTGGGTTTCGAAAGCGGTCTTTCCGTCGTGTTGCTGGCGATCATTCTGGACCGTATCACCGAGAGCTTTGGCCGCTCGCCTGGCTCGGCCACTGCGCCGCGCTTCGCAGGCCTGCGCAACGTGATGCGCGTGCGCCGCGAACAGCCGGCCGTCGCGCAAAGCTAA
- a CDS encoding dihydrodipicolinate synthase family protein produces MTRPAPFSPRGMWPVLYAYFDANNVLDRRAIDTQIDATIDAGASGIVILGLATEVNRLTLDEKQRFIEWTGAHIAGRVPFAVTITGDTADAQLALADYAADHGASSLILQPPSVRDKPESFYFDFFAEVMQRVRVPVGIQNAPEYLGVGLSVESLVTLAAQCGQFQWLKGEGPATIIHSTIERLRERGSPFPVFNGRGGQELIDNLRAGCAGLIVAPDSFDWQAAIHSAFIAGDQTNAQALYERILPSIVFVMQSLDALTCYGKRIAAWRMGFDVAHDRGMRPTAFGLSCARRFAAALGPFADQRNTAR; encoded by the coding sequence ATGACGCGCCCCGCCCCGTTCTCGCCACGCGGCATGTGGCCCGTGCTCTACGCCTACTTCGACGCGAACAATGTGCTCGACCGGCGAGCGATCGACACACAGATCGACGCGACGATCGATGCGGGCGCAAGCGGCATCGTGATTCTCGGTCTTGCGACGGAAGTGAACCGTTTGACGCTCGACGAGAAGCAGCGCTTTATCGAATGGACGGGCGCGCACATCGCCGGACGCGTGCCGTTCGCCGTCACGATCACGGGCGACACTGCCGATGCGCAACTCGCATTGGCGGATTACGCAGCGGACCACGGCGCGTCGTCGCTGATCCTGCAACCGCCATCCGTTCGCGACAAGCCCGAATCGTTCTACTTCGATTTTTTCGCCGAAGTCATGCAGCGCGTGCGCGTGCCGGTCGGCATCCAGAATGCGCCCGAATATCTGGGCGTCGGGTTGTCGGTTGAATCGCTTGTCACGCTCGCCGCGCAATGCGGGCAGTTTCAGTGGCTCAAGGGCGAAGGGCCGGCCACGATCATTCATTCGACGATCGAACGGCTGCGCGAGCGTGGTAGTCCGTTCCCTGTGTTCAATGGGCGCGGAGGCCAGGAACTGATCGACAATCTGCGCGCCGGTTGCGCGGGGCTGATCGTCGCGCCTGATTCGTTCGACTGGCAAGCCGCGATTCACAGCGCTTTCATAGCCGGCGATCAGACCAACGCGCAAGCGCTTTACGAACGTATTCTGCCGTCCATCGTCTTCGTGATGCAATCGCTCGATGCGTTGACCTGCTACGGCAAACGGATCGCGGCGTGGCGCATGGGTTTCGATGTCGCGCACGACCGGGGCATGCGTCCGACTGCATTTGGTCTGTCATGCGCACGCCGTTTTGCCGCGGCGCTGGGTCCGTTTGCCGATCAGCGCAACACGGCCCGTTGA
- a CDS encoding peptidase domain-containing ABC transporter: protein MRVIYQNEVAECGYACLAMVLTHLGRATGVRELSTYRPISANGLSVMDLYDMATEFGLAVQAYRFGIEDVPTIRHGSILHFGGAHFVVFEKCGRGYVQILDPATGRRRISMDTFASAVSGFLLECSPTPGMPRIRAKFQVPKALARVRALNADLRRHLAKVMFVMVGSQFAILAAPYLGNLTLDYVVAADNVNLLNVLVLTFTGIFAVGALSQYVEARLLELLHQRVRVTATEGLLGHLLRNPISWFEKRHVGDVFARVKAHDEISLQATRTFTQMCVDTTVGLLALALMLIQSRMLTAVALGMFAIYLSIAVGMFASMRDNHALVLETSARCDDALIETIRAASLIKLAQGETRRTAIFLTKYREYVAALLMGNRLTSARDAFLKAVQYADTIAVTWVAARLMLGGKISVGVFYSFLIYKSLMSDRFAHTVNGVFSYFMLSVPVARVDDIVECEGERYTPAADTQRATEVRTFERIDIRDVTFSYGVSDQPVLNNASIAIRAGDKIAITGPSGAGKSTLFKLISAAEPLQHGHMSLNGIAWPNLTVDEIRRHAAHMRQGDLILHGSIADNVSLFSASVDETRLQAVLEDVGLWNDVMHLPMRTRTIISDTIANISAGQRQRLLLARALYQGRSLLLLDEPTSNLDPVSVRRIGELLQRLNCTVVVITHDMSLASTFEHRYRLVDGALVRESYSPDHSAAAEPSHA from the coding sequence ATGCGCGTCATCTACCAGAACGAGGTCGCGGAATGCGGCTATGCCTGCCTTGCCATGGTGCTCACGCATCTGGGCCGCGCAACCGGGGTACGGGAGTTGTCCACCTATCGGCCTATCTCCGCGAACGGTCTTTCCGTGATGGACCTGTACGACATGGCCACCGAGTTTGGATTGGCGGTGCAGGCCTATCGCTTCGGAATCGAAGACGTACCGACTATCCGGCACGGCTCGATCCTGCATTTCGGCGGCGCGCATTTCGTGGTGTTCGAAAAATGCGGGCGCGGCTACGTGCAGATTCTCGATCCCGCAACCGGGCGGCGGCGCATTTCGATGGACACCTTCGCGTCAGCGGTATCGGGCTTTCTTCTGGAGTGCTCGCCGACACCCGGGATGCCGCGCATTCGCGCAAAGTTCCAGGTGCCGAAAGCGCTCGCACGCGTGCGGGCGCTGAACGCGGACTTGCGGCGTCATCTCGCCAAAGTCATGTTCGTCATGGTCGGCAGTCAGTTCGCGATTCTCGCTGCGCCTTACCTCGGCAATCTGACGCTCGACTACGTCGTCGCAGCGGACAACGTCAATCTGCTGAACGTGCTCGTGTTGACGTTCACGGGCATTTTCGCAGTCGGCGCGCTGAGCCAGTATGTCGAGGCGCGGCTCCTCGAATTGCTGCACCAGCGCGTGAGGGTGACCGCGACGGAAGGGCTGCTGGGGCATTTGCTGCGCAATCCCATTTCATGGTTCGAGAAGCGGCATGTCGGCGATGTGTTTGCGCGCGTCAAGGCGCATGACGAAATCAGCCTGCAGGCGACGCGCACATTCACGCAGATGTGTGTCGATACGACGGTCGGTTTGCTGGCGCTCGCGCTCATGTTGATCCAGAGCCGGATGCTCACGGCCGTGGCTCTCGGGATGTTCGCCATCTATCTGTCGATTGCGGTCGGCATGTTCGCGAGCATGCGCGACAACCACGCGCTCGTGCTGGAGACCTCGGCGCGTTGCGACGACGCCCTGATAGAAACCATTCGCGCTGCTTCGCTGATCAAGCTCGCGCAGGGCGAAACGCGGCGCACGGCAATCTTCCTGACGAAATATCGCGAGTACGTGGCGGCGTTGCTGATGGGCAACCGTCTGACGAGCGCGCGCGATGCCTTCCTGAAGGCCGTGCAATATGCGGACACTATCGCGGTCACGTGGGTGGCGGCGCGGCTGATGCTCGGCGGAAAGATTTCGGTTGGCGTGTTTTATTCGTTTCTGATCTACAAGTCGCTGATGTCGGACCGTTTCGCACATACCGTCAACGGCGTGTTCTCATATTTCATGCTGAGCGTGCCTGTTGCTCGCGTGGATGACATCGTCGAATGCGAGGGCGAACGCTATACGCCTGCTGCCGACACCCAGCGCGCGACGGAAGTCCGTACGTTCGAGCGTATCGACATTCGCGACGTCACGTTCAGCTACGGCGTGTCGGATCAGCCGGTGCTGAACAATGCCAGCATTGCCATTCGCGCAGGCGACAAGATTGCGATCACGGGCCCATCGGGAGCGGGCAAATCGACGCTTTTCAAGTTGATTTCGGCAGCCGAGCCGCTTCAGCATGGACACATGTCGCTGAACGGCATCGCATGGCCGAACCTCACCGTCGACGAGATCCGTCGACATGCCGCGCATATGCGGCAAGGCGATCTGATCCTGCATGGTTCGATCGCGGACAACGTGTCGCTGTTTTCGGCAAGCGTCGATGAAACCCGCCTGCAAGCGGTGCTCGAAGACGTGGGTCTATGGAACGATGTGATGCATCTGCCGATGCGCACCCGCACGATCATCAGCGACACCATCGCCAACATCTCGGCAGGCCAGCGGCAGCGTTTATTGCTTGCCCGTGCGCTTTATCAGGGCCGTAGCCTGCTGTTGCTCGACGAGCCCACGTCGAATCTCGATCCCGTTTCCGTCAGGCGCATCGGCGAACTGCTGCAACGACTCAATTGCACGGTCGTCGTCATCACGCATGACATGTCGCTCGCGTCGACGTTCGAGCATCGTTACCGGCTCGTCGATGGCGCGCTGGTGCGCGAGTCGTACAGTCCCGATCACTCCGCTGCAGCCGAGCCGTCACATGCGTAG
- a CDS encoding choline ABC transporter substrate-binding protein: MKRKLMMAAALCATAAGTAHAADPAVCRNVRFADVGWTDIAATTGLASTIFQGLGYNPTKTIASVPITFAGIKSKQIDVFLGYWAPTMDPIIQPFVKAGTIKVLATPNLTGAKYTLAVPDYVYNGGLKNFSDIAKYADKLDGKVYGIEPGNDGNALIKKMIDGNQFGLGKFKLVESSEAGMLVEVNRAVRDKKWIVFLGWEPHPMNVQMKIDYLSGGDDVFGPNYGEAKVFTATPPDYAARCPNAAKFVSNLQFTTAIENHVMVPIMNKEDANKAALAWLKANPQALDKWLAGVQTIDGKDGLPAVKAYIAAH; this comes from the coding sequence ATGAAACGCAAGCTGATGATGGCGGCCGCGCTGTGCGCGACGGCTGCCGGGACCGCGCACGCCGCCGATCCCGCCGTGTGCCGCAACGTCCGTTTCGCCGATGTCGGCTGGACCGATATTGCCGCGACGACGGGCCTCGCATCGACGATCTTCCAGGGGCTCGGCTACAACCCGACGAAGACGATTGCTTCAGTGCCGATTACGTTCGCAGGCATCAAGAGCAAGCAGATCGACGTGTTTCTCGGCTATTGGGCACCGACGATGGACCCGATCATCCAGCCGTTCGTGAAGGCCGGCACGATCAAGGTGCTGGCGACGCCGAACCTGACGGGCGCGAAATATACGCTTGCTGTGCCGGATTATGTGTACAACGGCGGGCTGAAGAACTTCAGCGATATTGCAAAGTATGCGGACAAGCTTGATGGGAAGGTTTATGGCATCGAGCCCGGTAATGACGGCAACGCGTTGATCAAGAAGATGATCGACGGCAATCAGTTCGGGCTTGGCAAGTTCAAGCTGGTGGAGTCGAGCGAGGCGGGGATGCTGGTCGAGGTGAACCGTGCGGTTCGTGACAAGAAGTGGATCGTGTTTCTGGGCTGGGAGCCGCATCCCATGAATGTGCAGATGAAGATCGATTATCTGTCTGGTGGGGATGATGTGTTCGGGCCTAACTATGGCGAGGCGAAGGTGTTTACGGCGACGCCGCCCGATTACGCTGCGCGTTGCCCGAATGCGGCGAAGTTTGTTTCTAATCTGCAGTTCACGACGGCTATCGAGAATCATGTGATGGTGCCTATCATGAACAAGGAAGATGCAAATAAGGCTGCGCTGGCCTGGTTGAAGGCTAATCCTCAGGCTTTGGATAAGTGGCTGGCGGGAGTGCAGACGATTGATGGTAAAGATGGTCTGCCGGCTGTTAAGGCTTATATTGCGGCGCATTGA
- a CDS encoding HlyD family efflux transporter periplasmic adaptor subunit, whose translation MEPTSLPQFKDVPWRWIAYGASGIVVVAVAFGFLHEVELKQDVQCEIVSPSDVKVQGLSGLVSSVYVHAGERVTPGMPLFRVQRDLSLASDGRQRAAFDEQMRDEQIRATDAQYQQRKAQLEAQLGASNATIGNRRAEVVALDEQIAQSRQLVGEAEHKLNRLQSVSDYVTADRIEQASADTHQMKISVAQGVARRQQLNGEIATLHSTQGNLTAQLKENDARHARDIQDIRMRFEQSRQDSTISAPKPGVVMFSSLVPGRSLEPADVALVISTEDKSALRAALRIPSRRRGFVQMGQIVRLKFDAFPYVKFGTYEARIDAISQTTVQSPMSLPPVTPTSPKDTGDGDFMAWATLRGRTFDYGNQHFDILPGMRATASIVVERRTIAEWVLEPLFRTIRG comes from the coding sequence ATGGAACCAACCAGCCTTCCGCAGTTCAAGGATGTGCCGTGGCGATGGATCGCGTACGGCGCCTCTGGCATCGTCGTGGTGGCCGTTGCCTTCGGTTTCCTGCATGAGGTCGAGTTGAAGCAGGACGTGCAGTGCGAGATTGTTTCGCCGTCCGATGTCAAGGTGCAGGGACTGAGCGGACTCGTGTCGTCCGTCTATGTGCATGCCGGCGAACGCGTCACGCCGGGCATGCCGCTTTTTCGCGTGCAGCGTGACCTGTCGCTGGCAAGCGATGGCCGTCAGCGCGCAGCGTTCGACGAGCAGATGCGTGATGAGCAGATCCGTGCCACTGACGCGCAGTATCAGCAGCGCAAGGCGCAACTCGAGGCGCAACTCGGCGCATCGAACGCGACGATCGGCAACCGCCGCGCTGAAGTCGTGGCGCTCGACGAACAGATCGCGCAAAGCCGGCAACTCGTCGGCGAGGCCGAGCACAAACTGAACCGGCTGCAATCCGTATCCGATTACGTGACGGCCGACCGGATAGAACAGGCGAGCGCCGATACGCATCAGATGAAAATTTCGGTCGCGCAAGGCGTCGCGCGGCGGCAGCAACTCAATGGCGAGATTGCGACGCTGCACAGCACGCAAGGCAATCTGACGGCGCAATTGAAGGAAAACGACGCGCGTCATGCTCGGGACATTCAGGACATCCGGATGCGCTTTGAGCAGTCGCGTCAGGATTCGACGATTTCCGCGCCGAAGCCGGGCGTCGTCATGTTTTCGAGCCTTGTGCCGGGCCGCTCGCTCGAGCCCGCCGATGTCGCGCTCGTGATCTCCACCGAAGACAAAAGCGCGTTACGTGCCGCGCTGCGTATTCCATCGCGCCGGCGTGGCTTTGTGCAGATGGGGCAGATCGTACGTCTTAAGTTCGACGCGTTTCCGTACGTGAAATTCGGCACATATGAAGCGCGTATCGATGCGATCTCGCAAACGACGGTGCAATCGCCCATGTCGCTGCCACCCGTGACGCCGACCTCGCCAAAGGACACAGGCGATGGCGACTTCATGGCATGGGCCACATTGCGCGGTCGGACATTCGATTACGGTAATCAGCACTTCGACATCCTGCCCGGCATGCGCGCGACGGCGAGCATCGTGGTCGAACGCCGGACGATTGCCGAGTGGGTGCTCGAACCGCTGTTTCGCACGATAAGAGGCTGA
- a CDS encoding IlvD/Edd family dehydratase, producing MRKLRSQSWFGRNDKDGFIHRSWMKNQGIPHDEFDGRPVVGICNTWSELTPCNAHFRELAEYVKRGVREAGGLPLEFPVMSLGESNLRPTAMLFRNLASMDVEESIRGNPLDGVILLVGCDKTTPALLMGAASCNLPALAVSGGPMLNGRFRGRTIGSGTGVWQMSEEVRAGTMSQQEFIDAESCMNRSRGHCMTMGTASTMASMVESLGIGLPHNAAIPAVDARRQVLAHLAGRRIVEMVRDDVTMDKILTRQAFENAIRTNAAIGGSTNAVVHLIALARRIGVDLALDDWELGSDVPCLVNLQPSGEYLMEDFYYAGGLPAVLKQLGEQGLLHRDALTVNGKTIWDNVCDAPNYDQKVITTFAEPFKPHAGIAVLRGNLAPNGAVIKPSAATASLLKHRGRAVVFENVEELHAKVDDESLDIDEHCVMVLKGAGPKGYPGFAEVGNMPLPKKVLQKGITDMVRISDGRMSGTAYGAVVLHVSPEAAAGGPLALVQTGDMIELDVAARRLHLDVSDEELERRRAAWRAPELPARGYYRLYVEHVLQADQGADLDFLVGASGAHVPRDSH from the coding sequence ATGCGCAAACTCCGCTCGCAAAGCTGGTTCGGCCGCAACGACAAGGACGGCTTCATCCATCGTTCGTGGATGAAAAACCAGGGCATTCCGCACGATGAATTCGACGGCCGTCCTGTCGTCGGCATTTGCAATACGTGGTCGGAGCTGACGCCCTGCAACGCTCACTTTCGCGAACTCGCCGAGTACGTGAAACGCGGCGTGCGTGAAGCGGGTGGCCTGCCGCTCGAATTCCCCGTGATGTCGCTCGGCGAATCGAACCTGCGGCCCACGGCGATGCTGTTTCGCAATCTGGCTTCGATGGATGTCGAGGAGTCGATACGCGGCAATCCGCTCGACGGCGTGATCCTGCTCGTCGGCTGCGACAAGACTACGCCGGCGCTCCTGATGGGCGCGGCGTCATGCAATCTGCCCGCGCTCGCCGTGTCGGGCGGCCCGATGCTCAATGGCCGCTTCCGCGGCCGCACGATCGGTTCGGGTACGGGCGTATGGCAGATGTCCGAGGAAGTGCGCGCGGGCACGATGAGCCAGCAGGAGTTCATCGATGCCGAATCGTGCATGAACCGCTCGCGCGGTCATTGCATGACGATGGGTACGGCATCGACGATGGCGTCGATGGTCGAATCGCTCGGCATCGGTCTGCCGCACAACGCGGCGATTCCCGCTGTCGATGCGCGCCGCCAGGTGCTTGCGCATCTCGCTGGCCGGCGCATCGTCGAGATGGTCCGCGACGATGTGACGATGGACAAGATCCTCACGCGCCAGGCCTTCGAAAACGCGATCCGCACGAACGCCGCGATCGGCGGATCGACGAATGCCGTCGTGCATCTGATCGCGCTCGCGCGGCGCATCGGCGTCGATCTCGCGCTCGACGACTGGGAACTCGGCTCGGATGTGCCGTGCCTCGTCAACCTGCAGCCATCGGGCGAGTACCTGATGGAAGATTTCTACTACGCAGGCGGCCTGCCTGCCGTGTTGAAGCAACTCGGCGAGCAGGGGCTGCTGCATCGCGATGCGCTGACCGTCAACGGCAAAACCATCTGGGACAACGTCTGCGATGCGCCCAACTACGATCAGAAGGTGATCACGACTTTCGCCGAGCCGTTCAAGCCGCACGCGGGCATCGCCGTGCTGCGCGGCAATCTCGCGCCGAATGGCGCCGTCATCAAGCCCTCGGCGGCGACGGCTTCGCTGTTGAAGCATCGCGGGCGTGCCGTCGTGTTCGAGAACGTCGAAGAACTGCACGCGAAGGTCGACGACGAATCGCTCGATATCGACGAGCATTGCGTGATGGTGCTCAAGGGCGCGGGGCCAAAGGGCTATCCCGGTTTCGCCGAGGTCGGCAACATGCCGCTGCCGAAAAAGGTCCTGCAAAAAGGCATTACCGACATGGTGCGCATCTCCGATGGCCGCATGAGCGGCACGGCCTATGGCGCCGTCGTGCTGCACGTCTCGCCCGAAGCGGCGGCAGGCGGCCCGCTCGCGCTCGTGCAGACGGGCGACATGATCGAACTCGACGTCGCCGCGCGGCGCCTGCATCTGGACGTATCCGACGAAGAACTGGAACGGCGCCGCGCCGCATGGCGTGCGCCAGAACTGCCGGCGCGCGGCTATTACCGGCTCTATGTCGAGCATGTGTTGCAGGCCGATCAGGGCGCCGATCTCGACTTCCTGGTGGGCGCGAGCGGCGCCCACGTGCCGCGCGATTCGCATTGA